A genome region from Trichosurus vulpecula isolate mTriVul1 chromosome 5, mTriVul1.pri, whole genome shotgun sequence includes the following:
- the LOC118850968 gene encoding olfactory receptor-like protein OLF3, with the protein MACNNQTWVNEFILLGLSNDWKTQIYLFVLFLSMYLVTMLGNFLIIHLIRLDTRLHTPMYFFLSVLSTVDICYMNSTVPQMLVHFLSSRKSIPFHSCVFQFYISLALGGTEFFLLGAMAYDRYVAVCYPLHYTVIMHRGLCMALAAVCWGAGFLNSLMETIITFRLPLCKDVINHFACETLAVLRLACVDISFNKIMVTFSGFVVIMLPCSLVLFSYAQIVKAILRIHSTQGRRKAFGTCASHLTVVSLCFGATIFIYMWPQATSSTENEKMIALFYTTVTPMLNPMIYSLRNKEVMGALRKALKRFSEET; encoded by the coding sequence ATGGCCTGTAACAACCAGACATGGGTGAATGAGTTCATCCTCTTAGGGCTATCTAATGATTGGAAGACTCAGATTTACCTCTTTGTCCTCTTCCTGTCCATGTACTTGGTGACTATGCTGGGAAACTTCCTTATCATTCACCTGATCAGGCTGGACACCCGACTCCACACgcccatgtacttcttccttagCGTCCTCTCCACTGTGGATATCTGCTATATGAACAGCACTGTCCCGcaaatgcttgttcattttctATCTTCAAGGAAGTCTATCCCATTCCATAGCTGTGTGTTTCAGTTCTATATCTCACTGGCACTGGGTGGAACTGAATTCTTCCTGCTGGGAGCGATGGCATATGACCGCTATGTGGCAGTGTGCTATCCCCTACACTACACAGTCATCATGCATAGAGGTCTGTGCATGGCTCTGGCTGCTGTTTGTTGGGGTGCTGGTTTCCTGAATTCACTCATGGAGACAATCATTACCTTTCGACTTCCCCTGTGTAAAGATGTCATCAATCACTTTGCCTGTGAGACACTAGCAGTGCTGCGTTTGGCTTGTGTAGACATTTCCTTCAACAAGATCATGGTGACCTTCTCAGGTTTTGTGGTCATCATGTTACCCTGCTCCTTGGTCCTGTTCTCCTATGCCCAGATTGTTAAAGCCATTCTGCGAATCCACTCCACTCAGGGACGTCGCAAAGCCTTTGGGACCTGTGCCTCCCATCTCACTGTGGTCTCCCTTTGCTTTGGGGCCACCATCTTCATCTACATGTGGCCCCAGGCCACCTCCTcgacagaaaatgaaaagatgattgCCTTATTCTATACTACAGTGACCCCTATGCTGAACCCTATGATCTATAGCTTGAGGAACAAGGAAGTGATGGGTGCTCTGAGAAAAGCACTAAAAAGATTCTCTGAAGAAACATGA